The genomic interval CACTGCTGAGTCCCAGCTGGAGTCCGGGCTCCTCACCGCCTCTCCCCCAGCTCAGAAGCCCACTCCCAGGCGAGGTACAGAGGGTTACATgcatggctgggggagggggctctgtGGCCACTTCACTCCCAGCCCTCAGTTCCAAAGCCTCAGAAAAACTCCTGCTCAGGCCTTTACAGTTCATCATGGTGTGCAGCAGGCAGTCGGACTGCCCTCGTGACATCTGGCCAGCAGCCTCCAAGCCCCCTGGCGGGAGGGCCACCCAGTGTCCACATGGTGCGAGATGCCAGGTCCCACGCCCTGCGTTAGCCAGTGGTAGGGCAGAATGACACTGTGCCCAGCTGGGCTCTGGTGCGTGGGTCATCTGTGACTCCATCCCCATTGTACACATGCCCCAGGCCCTAGGACAGGAGCTGGTGTGAGACTGGACCCCGCAAACTGGCTTTGGCCCCCTTCTGTATCTGAGTCAGGGTCCCTTCACCCCTCAGTCTTTGTGGTGGCATGGGTCACCGAACTCCTCCCCTTGCACACGTgtgcacatactcacacacataccCCCAGAGTGACCTCCAAAACACCCTCGCAGCCTGTCCTGGGTTTTgccctcatcctccttcctcaGTCTATGAAATCCTGTCCCCTGCAGGAAACCCGGGCCTGAGGCGCAGGGTCCCAGACCAGCCCTCACAAAGCCCACCACCATGTGCCCAGCCTATCAGAGAGCCCTGGGCCCAGTCCCCTGCCCCAGGTGACAATCTGGAATCAGGCTCTCTGTCCTCAGCAGAAGCCTCCATAAAGGCAATAATTGGGTCATCAGCGGGACACAAGGCCCTGGACTTAGTATTAATGTGGGGCGGGCACAGGGAGAGGGAAAAACGGGGACCGCTGCCCAAAGCGGGCAGGAAGAAAGCACCAGCAAGGTCAAAAGTCAGACACAACAGGCAGCACCCCATGCCACTggctcccacactcaagccagcaacagtcACCAGGGAGTCAGGGAGCACTGCTCCAAATCATGCGCtattttttaccaaaaaaatcAGGGTAAGGTGTCAAATATAGACAGAGGCCCAGGACTGAAAGACCAAATTCCACCTCTGAGGGGACCAGGCGGTTCAGAGAACTGGTggtagaggtggtggtggtggtattggTAGTGGGGTCCTGACTTCCTCAGtggtccccacccccttccttagCATCCCAAGAAACACCATAATTCTCAGTTACCTCCAGGATCTCATCCCTCAGGAGGGGAGAAGGGTTGGGAAAGGGCTTGTAAGGTCATAGTTGGGAAAGGGGCTGGCCTATTGGGAATAACACCTTTCAGGCCTCTTGATGAGAGGGACAGAGGTCAAGATACTGTGGGCAGAGGAGAGGAAGCTGGGGCAGCTTCAGTGTCCACAAGTAGTTAAGGAAACTGTGATCAAACAGATGAGGGTTTTACTAGAGGGCCAGAGGCAGGATCCAGGCCAAGGCAAGTCCAGGGGCCTGGCAACCCCGTGCAGCAGACCTGGCCACCACACTAGCAGTGGAGAGACACGGCCACCTAGGCTGATCTTGCCAGTCAAAAGTGGCGGGTGGAAGGAAGTGAGGGGTGGCCTGGGGTTCTTCAGTTTCCCCAGAggatgccccctcccccacccaccagcACTATTCTGAGCATCACAGGGCACTGGCATGATCCACAAAGCAACCAGAGTGGTGGCAGGGATAAGAAGGCAAACTGAGACCTCCCCAAAATAGGCAGCTCTCAGCCCTCTTTCAGGGCACCCAGAGAATGTGGCAAGAGCACTTGGGGCCTGTCAAGGCCACGGGAGACTGTCTTATTGAGCAGTCAAGAGCAAAGGCATGCAGGCTGCTGCCAGGTCCcctgggtgagggggtggggagggggggttgcCAGCCCCTCCGCTCTTCCCTGACTTGCTTAAGGCCTAGCCCCCTCAACTTCCACACAAAGTGCTTACTCCCTGCAGTCCCCAACATTCCCCCTGGCCCACACAGACCCCAGCACtggccttcctcccacccccagtcacATGGCCCCAGACCAGCTCACCCTCAAAGAACTGGTTCCTTCTTTCACTTCTGCAAAGTTGGGATGGGGGCTACACataggagggaggaagggctaaGGTTCCCTATACCTTAGCTTTTTGAAGTTCCTAATCCTCCACCCCACATCCTATACAACTCCTATATAGGGGgaaatcggggggggggggcttctgagcccccacccccctcctgccCAGAGTGGGGTACGGACCAATGTGGGGAGGCTCTcctgagaacacacacacaccttcctacCACCCAAGCCTTCGCCTCTGCACCTCTGGAGAAAGATGtctgggaaaggaagggaaagcagGTGTCCCGAGACTCTTGGGGGGCAGGGTGGGTACTTCACGAGCGCTGGGCCAGGCAGCAGGCAGAGGAACCTGAGGACAGGTCGGGGCAAAGCACCCTCGGCGCAGGCCGGAAAATCGTCCCCTTCTGACAAACAGCTGGAACTCCCCCACGTCCCTCTCAGGGTGGGAACTTCTAGGCAGGGGCTGAGTGGCAGGGGCTGACTCAGCCTGCCAAACCCCGCTGGCTGGCGGAGTGGGGGCGACGGCGTGCACGTGGCAAGGGCggcgagggggcggggagggggctcaCTTACTTGGATGGGCGCTGTGCTGAAATGGATTTTCCGGCTTGGGGCCGGGTCCTCTTCCTCCGACAGCCCTGGGATCTCCACGCACCCCGACTCGGGCTCATAGGGGGGCTCGCCATCCTCCTCGTCGTCCTCGTCGTCCTCCTCCAGGGCACTGCCCCCAGAGTCCTCCCCCAGCCCACTGTAGGCGCTCACGTCTACCAAGTCTGCCTCCGAGAAATCCTCCTTCCTGGATTCATCCGCCTCCTCCGGGGCCACATCCGGGGCCCGGTCGCTGCCCACCCCTCTCTCAGGCGCCGCTAGGGTCGCCGCCTCCTCCTCGGGGGCCGCTTGGGCCTTCTGCTCTCCGGGCACGGGGCCGGCTGTGGGGGCCAAGGTGCTGCCATTCTCCAGGGCAGCGTGGACCGTCACCTCCGCCTGGATCACCTCCCCGGGCGCCGCCTCGGCCTCCGACTCCCcgctctcctccacctccaccggCTTAATCTTGCGCACCTCCCGGGGCTTGGGGGGCGGCCGGACGGGGGCCACTCGGTGTTGCGGGGGCTGCTGCCCTCCGGTGCCCCGCTCTTTCTCGGCTGGGGCATCCCCCGATGGGGCGGGCGGTGGCTGGAACACCCGGGACCGCTTCGTGACCAGCTTCGAGTTGACCTGGGGAACCCCGGCGGCCGCAGCCCTGGGGAGCCCCGGCCCGCGGTGGAGGCCGGTCCTCGAGTCGGCCTTCTCAAAGACGGCGCTGAGCTGGCTGACCGTCGGGGACACGGCGTCGGCGTCCAGCTTGTCCAGCGCCTCGGTGCTGCCGTTGAAGCGCACCACGACGTCCAGCTTCCGGTCCTGCAGGCCCGCGCGCTCCTGCCTCAGCAGCCGCCGCGCCGCCGCCTCCTTGTCGCCGCCCGCGGCCGCCGGGACGCTCCGTTCGAACAGCTTCCGCGTCTCCTGCAGCCGGGACGGCGGGtgcggcggcggcgcgggctGCGCGGAGGGCGCGGGCTTGGAGTCGAAGCGGCTCACGCGCTCGGACACGCTGGTGCCCAGCTTGAGCAGGGCGCTGTGGTCCACGTTCTCGTTCAGGCTGCTGGCCCTCGGCAGCGACAGGCGCACGCCGCGCTCGGGCGCCCTCGGGGCCTCGGTGGGGCCCGCGGCGCCGCCCGCCTCGCCCGGCGGGCCCGCCGTTGTGCCCATCTGCAGGAACATACTTTTGATGCGATGGACGTTGGAGCCATATTTCTTGTGGTGGGCTGCCTTGGGTGCCTCGTCGGGCCCGGGCGCGTCGGGCGGCTTCAGCGCCTGGATGCCCGCCTCATAGGCGCTGCGGTGCGGGGAGGCGCTCCGGAGGGGACCCCCGGGCCCCCGGGGCTCCGTCTTCATCATGGTGGGGGGAGCCGGGTTTGCATACCCCCGCTTCCCGCTCCCCCCCTCAGGCAGGCGGCTGGCCAAGTCGAGAccaccgccccctccccccgaGAAAAGAAACCCCGAAGGGCCTTTTGTAGGCTCCCCCCAAAACCAAGCTGCCAGAGACAGTTAAGgccgcttaaaaaaaaaaacggtaaaaaaaaaaaatctccgaGCGCCCTGTGTGGGTCGCCTCCCCCAATCAAGCTGCCGAAGACAGCCAACCCCTCTTGCAGCGCCCGGGCGGACGGATCCGGTCGCCCCCTCCCAAATCAGAAAAGCGGCGGCGGGGCCGGTGGGACCGCGCGCCCTGCCCGCGAAGCAGCGGCGGAGGCTCCGGCTCACATCGTCCGAGGCTGTGTCAGCGTGGCTGGCAGCCCCGGCGACCCCCACCCCGGCCAGGGACCTTGGCTCTCGGGGGGCCCGGCACCCCGGCGCCCATGGCTGCTCGGCCGGCCCGGGCCGTTCCGCCGCCgcgccaccctccctccctccctcccccccgtgcCCCGAGCCTCGGTCTTTCTCTGGCTCTGCCCGAGCGGCGGCTGCCCAAGACCAAGCGGCTGCCCTTCTCGCCGCCGCCGCTGGGGAACTGGCACCTCTGGGTCCTAGAGGGATCGGATTTCCGGGACCGGCATCTCTgagccctccccttcccctccacccgAGTGTATCTCCGCCCGGTCCCTCGCCGACAGCCTTCCGCTGACCCCAGACCCTGGCCAGTCTTCTTCAACGCTTCCATCCCAACCTCTCTGACTGCGGTGTATCACAGCCCACACAACCACACCCCCACTAAATATTGCGGGGAGGCCATCCAGCCGCAGGGGTTTCAGTACCGCCCCTTTCCACCCCAAAAGAGAAGGGAGATTAGTGGGGAGGGGCACGGATTCTTCCATTCCAGGTCTTTGAGTTCCCTAGCATAGTTCAAGGCCGTCAACATCAAAATCGCTCtgggattttatattttaaaaaattcggATATGGCCTCCCTCCCCAAATTTTGGGAAGCAGAATctcagcagcctggcccaggaatctgcatctTAACCATTTCCCACAGGGAACATTTGGCACCCACCCTTTAAGATGTGAAACCTTGGCCCAGTGTTGCTGGCCTTGTGGTGGGGGGCCAAGGGACTGGAGAAAGAAAATGGCCCTCACTCATAACCCAGGCTAGACTTGGAAGTCTGAAGAGGGTGTCCTGCCACCTGCCTGCTCTGCACTCAGGCTGGAAGTGATCCCTGTCTTCGTGTCCCTACTGGGGCACCTTTCCTCTCAAACGGGAAGAAGGAGTTTTGGAGTATCAATTCTGGAAGCTTAGAGCCAAAGTTTCATCAGAGCTCTAGGTTGGGTCTCCGATCTAAAGGATCCTGGCCACTCTTGTGCAAGTGTGTTTAGGGAGAAAGGGCAAAGGGGTGGGTGGCTGTGAGCTCCACATCCTCAGTCTTGGCAACCTAGAAAGCTGTTCcggtgctccccccaccccctatgCACACAAGGGGCCTGTGGTTGTCCTCTGTGCCTCCCCAGCTTCTAGGACCTGGGAGTGGAGGTCCACCCTCTAACCGTGACAGGTCCAGATGCACTGCTTCACTCCACAGATAACAGAAAATGATAAACATTGTGGACCCTAGGACCCAGAGAACAACTCAGGCACAAagcctccccccactcccagctGCTTCCTGCATCTCAGGCCTTCctgcggcctctgcctcctcccccgccctcttcccttccatcctcttcctcttcttcccaatCTCCCactctcaccccctccccctttacccCCTTGCCTAGAAAGGCTGTCAAAGGGGATCCTTCTACCTCTCCACTGTAGGAGTGTGTGTGGGTTTCGTGGAATATAAGCCGGTTAGCACGTGTGAAAGAGCATGGGGGGGATGGGGTGATGGGAAGCCGCCTGGGAACCCTGAATATTGGGACAGGGAGGGGCCAGGAACCACTGGACTGGATCCTGAGGCTGGCAAGCTTGAGGCTAAGGGGGAAGATTTGGGTTCTGAGCTGGAGCGGGGAGTGAACCCAGACCTCTGGCTTTCTAAAGCCACCTGTTCAGGAAACTTCCTCCTCCCCAGTTTCACACTGGCACAGGGCAGAGTGGAAAAGCCAACCTCAATCTCCCCTCCTTCCTAATCTGTCTTAAAAGACTGCTTTCAGGAACAAGCTTTACTTGGGTTTTCAAACTCAAGTCTGGTTCTTGACCCCCTCCCCACTACCTCCTTCCCCAAATCTACTATGGAAGAGGTAAGACAGAAATCTCACCTAGTGGGAAAAGGGGGGCATTGGGGCTTGGGGCAGACTGTCCTCAAAAGCTCTGTGTGAATTGGAAGAGGGTGCAGGCCCCTGGGTGTTCTGCCCAGAATCTCCCACACCCTTTGGTGAGTCATCTTAACTGGTTCCAGCCCAAGGGGTCTGTGCCCACGCTTCTGGCCAGGTGGGAAAGATGGCTcctaaggggaggaggaggaactgaGAACCAGCCTTCAAGCCCAGGGACCCTAGGACCCCCAACAACATCTTCGGCAACACGTGGGATTGAACAGGAATTCTTGGGATGCTTGGGTCTGCCTTGTCCGGAGACTTCCAAAAGTGAAGCCCCTTTAAGGGCTCTGGGATGCAGGAGGGTGGAGCCAGCCCAGAGTTTggatggccagggccagagagtgAGATTATTATTCCATGGGCTCCTAGTTACCTCAGTGACACCTCCAGCCAGAACTCCCAAAGAAGTTTTTACGAGCAACAAGTGCTTTACCATCACTCCTTCCCTGGAGTCAGGCAGTAAGAGGGCTGGCCAGGGAGACAGGTGGGGAATGGTGTTGCCTCCTTcagccccttcctgcctgcctggagCAGTATATTTTTTGGCCAGACCTCCCCACACATGTGAGGATGAGGACTATTACTTTAGAGAGAGTTACAATCCAAATTGGTGGGTTTGAATCCAATTTTTATTCTTCAGGCTGTGATCCTGCAGTTCAGGATCCCAGGGTAAtttaaccattctttttttttccccatttgtgGAGGTGGCCTTAATGGCCAAGTTGCCTGGTGATCTTTGACTGAAAGTTTCTTCCTTACCTTTGCCCTGGAATTGAGGGTAGAGTTCCCCAAACTGACCCAGGAGCTAGGCTGACAGAGTTCAAATCCTGACcgtaccacttactagctgtgtgaccttggacaattcacttagcctctctgtgctCTGAGAGGATAAACTGAGGTGAAAGTGGCCGGAACACAGAAGACTTGGTGTGTGGGGAAGGAGATATCTTTCACCATCTTTGCTAAGAAGGCTGGGGGCTGCTATAGGGAGAGATAATCTACCCCAAACCTGATAGAGCTCCTCCCTGTTTTCCCACCAACCCCCAAATCTGATAAGGACCCTTGGACTCTGTTTCTTGAGGCTTGCTAGTTCTCAACACTAGGTGTGACTATAAAGATGGGCAATGACGGCAGGGGCAGACCTGACTTGTGTTAAGTTCCAAACCCTCAGCGCCCTGGGATCAGGCCCCACCTAGTTGCCAAGGCTGGCTTCCCTTCCCAGGCCTGGGGCCTTGAGACTCAGCCTCTGAAAGTGGTGTTTCCCTGGCCACAGTCATCTGATCAGAGGCTGGCCTTTAGCCATTTTATGGTGAGCAGTGGCTCCTGCCCCAGCCACTCTCCTTTGTCTGCCTTCCTCTGCTAGGGACTTGGGCTGAAGGGAGAAGGCTGAAAAGGTGTGTGGAGATGTGGACGTGCTTTATATACCGAACTCAAATCCAGGATGTCAGTGTTGGATGACCTTTAGTGGCTCTTGGCTGACCCCTTCCCAGGAGGAATGAGGAAGGCTAAGATGTGGAGAGAAAAGCTACTTATCCAGTTTTGGAGGAAAGGGACCAGACTAGGGTTCAAAAGTCTGAATTAACTCCTAGCTCCACCCATTTGCTGGGTGATTTGGGATTAGTCATTTCTACTCTCAAAACCTCtacttcgccctggccggttggctcagcggtagagcgtcggcctagcgtgcggaggacccgggttcgattcccggccagggcacacaggagaagcgcccatttgcttctccacccctccgccgcgctttcctctctgtctctctcttcccctcccgcagccaaggctccattggagaaaagatggcccgggcgctggggatggctcctcggcctctgccccaggcgctagagtggctctggtcgcaatatggcgacgcccaggatgggcagagcatcgccccctggtgggcagagcgccgccccatggtgggcgtgccgggtggatcccggtcgggcgcatgcgggagtctgtctgactgtctctccctgtttccagcttcagaaaaatgaaaaaaaaaaaaaaaaaacaaacaaacaaaaaaacctctactTCCTCAGAATGCCTAGTTTGGATGTCTGCAGTGTTGCCCGAGCATCAGTATCCTGGAGCTCCACCACTCAGTGTGGAGCGGAGCAGAACGTGGGCTTTGAAACCAGAGCATCTTCATTAGAACCCCCAACCTGCCACTTCTCAGTTAGGGGACTTTGAGTTCCACACCATCAAACTGAGATAATAGACTGATCTCCTagtgttatgaggattaaatgagttcaaAATGcataaagcatttagaacagcTTCTGATACAGGTAGGAGCTTGGTGTTGGCTGTTATTGATGGCATGTGTATCTGAACACGTATGAGTGCGTGCTCACGTGCTCATGTGTGGGGTGGTATGGCTGACTGGATCAGAGTTTGCCTCTCTCCATGTGTCTTCGTGGGCACACATGGGCCTCTTGTTTCCTTCTaaggtctattctagaaaattctGCAATATAAGCACCCCCTGACTGCAGTGCCTATAAATCTTTTGGAACCATCTTTTGGAGTGAACATGACCTCCTTTCTCTCCGTTCCAaagggttatttttttaattcctgctTCTTCTTTAGTTCCCCGTTGGCCTTGCAGGGCGAGGGATTCCTTGGGGTTATCGCACAGCTGGGCGACTGCCTTGTCTGGTCTGCCCCCCTTTCTTCACTCCACACCTCACTCAAGGGCCACTGGGAGAGTTTGGATAGATCTTGGAGAtataggagggagagagaaagagagagagtgtgtgtatggtgtgtgtgttgggggcaggggaggggtgggacGGAGAAAAGATTTCTCCAAATCATCAGTTGCTTTAAAAGAAAGCCTATATTTAGCCAGACTTAGAGGGCctgtaaatatgtattttgcaACCCAGACAGGCATAGCTGTGGGAGCTCCAGAGATATGTGGGGAggtcaaaggaaagaaagaactagaaagaTTGGGCAATATCTTTTGTCATCAGCAGATTCAAAAAATTCTTTCTACTGCCCGCTCCAACTGCTAATAATACGCATTCCCGCTTtcctgaggttttgtttttttttttaattcatttttagagaggacagagagagggagagagagagagagagagacagagagaagaaggggggaagagctggaagcatcaactcccatatgtgccttgaccaggcaagcccagggttttgaaccggcaacctcagcatttccaggtcaatgctttatccactgcgccaccacaggccaggcgcttTCCTGAGTTTTGATGGtggtttctattcttttttttttttttttttatgtatttttctgaagttggaaacggggaggcagtcagacagactcctgcatgcgcccgaccgggatccacccggtatgcccagcagtgggcgatgctctgcccatctggggtgtcgctctgctacaaccagagctattctagcgcctgaggcagaggccacagagccatcctcagcgcccaggccaaccttgctccaatggagccctggctgcgggaggggaagagagagacagagaggaaggagagggggaggggtggagaagcagatgggcgcctctcctgtgtgccctggctgggaatcgaacccgggactcctgcacgccaggccgacgctctaccactgagccaaccggccagggccggtgttTTCTATTCTTCATCTGCTCTCTGGACCTCGTGCAGTGGGTGCTAGAGGACAGGACTGGCTCTCAGAGTCAGCTTCCTccgccagccttgcctcccctgcCCTGGACCAAGGGAAGGCGCAGCCTGCCTCTGCCAGCTCCCTCCTGGTTGGTTCTGCCAGGTTCCGCCAGGCTGCTGGGGCGCTGGGCACAGGTGTAGCCTCCGTAAGCCAGCTCTCAGATCTCCCACACTCAGCCCCTTGCCCTCCACGTGGTCTTGGGGGTGAGGGgtaaggggtgggggagacaaaTCCTGCCACTTGAGGTCAGTTCTTCACAGAACTCTTCTGTCTAAAGATGTTATGTATACAGTACTTATTTACTTTTAGTttgaaaagtttctttaaaaataagaaatattcagaaaatcaCTTAACAAGCTGAATTTACAAATCTAGAACTGTGTCATTTTTGTGTCAGGGTTTATCATATACAAGTACTAGGAcatccctggctgggtaggtctgttggttagagcgttgtcctgacaCGCCAGGCTTGTGGATTTGATCCTCCATCAGGATtcacacaaaaatcaaccagtgggtgaataaataagtggaacaatgaatcgatgtctctctctttttcaaagtgaataaataaataagaaataaaatatagactaTGAGAGTTTGAGctgaagtccccccccccccgccctgtctttctgtctgcccTACCCACTCTCACAAATTGGGTATGTATCCTTTAGAgaccatattttcttttatctttttttttaaagattgtatttattgatttttagagagagaagagagacggagggagaaagggggatggggaggagcggaaagcatcaactcatagtagttgcttttcatagaAGTGCCTTGAcccgcaagcccagggttctgaaaaGGTGAAGATTTTCAGCGTTCTAGCTTCATCCACAGTATCACCCAGGTCGGGCTAGAGCCCATACTTCAAACTTATTACTAttaattgtaaaatatacatagcataacatttactattttcaccatttaaagtgtacagttcagtggcattaagtacattcacattactgtgcaaccatcaccaccatccatctccagaacttcttTCATCTTCCCAAATGAGACTctgttcagtggtagtcaacctgctccctaccgcccactagtgggcgttccagcttttcacggagcaaccaaagtataaataaaaagatagatttaactatagtaagttgttgtataaagatttattctgccaaacttagcgaaaatccgacataaagtacttggtaagtaattattattatatgctttaacttgctgtaactctgctttataaattttatgaagtaaagttacttccctactttataaatcaccatgactgtggaaccggtgggcagttagaaaatttgactactaacagagatacaaaagtgggcggtaggtgtaaaaaggttgactacccctgggataAATGAAaactccctccctctaccccctgcCGCCCAGCCCCTGGCGACCACCATTCTGCTTCCggtctatgaatttgactcttcTAGGTACCCCGTATAAGTAGAATCGTACAATATgtatccttttgtgtctggctgacttcacttagtataatatcttcaaggttcatccatgttgtattgTGTGCCATAATTTCATATTTCCCTACATATTTAAGTACATATAAAGCAACATCAGTAATGTTTTCTTTACTATTAAACTAAATATATCGACCATCATACTGT from Saccopteryx leptura isolate mSacLep1 chromosome 2, mSacLep1_pri_phased_curated, whole genome shotgun sequence carries:
- the PPP1R9B gene encoding neurabin-2, translating into MMKTEPRGPGGPLRSASPHRSAYEAGIQALKPPDAPGPDEAPKAAHHKKYGSNVHRIKSMFLQMGTTAGPPGEAGGAAGPTEAPRAPERGVRLSLPRASSLNENVDHSALLKLGTSVSERVSRFDSKPAPSAQPAPPPHPPSRLQETRKLFERSVPAAAGGDKEAAARRLLRQERAGLQDRKLDVVVRFNGSTEALDKLDADAVSPTVSQLSAVFEKADSRTGLHRGPGLPRAAAAGVPQVNSKLVTKRSRVFQPPPAPSGDAPAEKERGTGGQQPPQHRVAPVRPPPKPREVRKIKPVEVEESGESEAEAAPGEVIQAEVTVHAALENGSTLAPTAGPVPGEQKAQAAPEEEAATLAAPERGVGSDRAPDVAPEEADESRKEDFSEADLVDVSAYSGLGEDSGGSALEEDDEDDEEDGEPPYEPESGCVEIPGLSEEEDPAPSRKIHFSTAPIQVFSTYSNEDYDRRNEDVDPMAASAEYELEKRVERLELFPVELEKDSEGLGISIIGMGAGADMGLEKLGIFVKTVTEGGAAHRDGRIQVNDLLVEVDGTSLVGVTQSFAASVLRNTKGRVRFMIGRERPGEQSEVAQLIQQTLEQERWQREMMEQRYAQYGEDDEETGEYATDEDEELSPTFPGGEMAIEVFELAENEDALSPVDMEPEKLVHKFKELQIKHAVTEAEIQQLKRKLQSLEQEKGRWRVEKAQLEQSVEENKERMEKLEGYWGEAQSLCQAVDEHLRETQAQYQALERKYSKAKRLIKDYQQKEIEFLKKETAQRRVLEESELARKEEMDKLLDKISELEGNLQTLRNSNST